In Nocardia sputorum, a single genomic region encodes these proteins:
- a CDS encoding antitoxin, whose product MSFADTVKGLVDKGKDAAAKNADKINHAVDKAGDFIDQKTHGKYTDKIAKGKEAAKKVVPPDQSGPHA is encoded by the coding sequence ATGAGTTTCGCGGATACGGTCAAGGGCCTGGTCGACAAGGGAAAGGACGCGGCGGCCAAGAACGCCGACAAGATCAATCACGCGGTCGACAAGGCCGGTGACTTCATCGATCAGAAGACGCACGGCAAGTACACGGACAAGATCGCCAAGGGCAAGGAGGCCGCCAAGAAGGTGGTTCCGCCCGATCAGTCCGGGCCGCACGCCTGA
- a CDS encoding ATP-dependent DNA ligase: MAARREFGGIEVDLSNLDKVLYPATGTTKGEVIAYYSAIAPAMLPHIAGRAVTRKRWPNGVDEPSFFEKNLPAHAPSWIERRALRHSDRKVVYPLIDSEAGLAWLAQQAALEVHVPQWRFDDDDMGPATRLVFDLDPGEGVGLAECAEVALAVREMVEGIGLRAFPVTSGSKGIHLYVPLDRDLSSDGASTVAKQVATNLQRLRPDLVTATMAKAARGGKVFLDWSQNNAAKTTIAPYSMRGRPEPNAAAPRTWKEIENRKKLRQLRFDEVLARYRADGDLLAELDAAPAGDDSSGTAPDALTKYRSMRDPSRTPEPVPAQAPAPGENNRYVVQEHHARRLHWDVRLERDGVLVSWAVPKGPPTSPEQNRLAVHTEDHPMEYLDFHGAIPKGEYGAGEMTIWDSGTYETEKWRDDEVIVRFHGRRLTGRYALIQTNGNQWLMHLMRAQNGAEPQEEEPDEPQGRIIRPSGGPAPLPRGLSPMLATHGDVAELGAAEWCFETKWDGFRLIAEIESGAITLRSRAGHVVTDRYPGIAALRRELSGHQVVLDGEAVVFDDHGVANLGLLQADAARAVFVAFDVLYLDGTSLLRKRYADRRRVLEALAANAPSLVVPPRLDGSGADALRYSQEHGLEGVVAKRKDSVYLPGKRGHAWVKQRNWRTQRVLIGGWRRSSAREFKSLLVGIPHDGRLVYVGRVGTGFDDSNLRELAARLRPLERKTSPFDNDLTAEERKEAVWVTPKLGGTVRFMNWTETGRLWHPAWLGAG, from the coding sequence ATGGCGGCCCGCCGCGAGTTCGGTGGTATCGAGGTTGACCTGAGCAACCTCGACAAGGTGCTGTACCCGGCCACCGGAACGACGAAAGGCGAAGTGATCGCCTACTATTCGGCGATCGCGCCGGCCATGCTGCCGCACATCGCCGGGCGGGCGGTGACCCGCAAGCGCTGGCCGAACGGCGTCGACGAACCGTCTTTCTTCGAGAAGAACCTCCCGGCGCATGCTCCGTCCTGGATCGAGCGGCGCGCCCTGCGGCATTCCGATCGCAAGGTCGTCTACCCGCTGATCGATTCCGAAGCCGGACTGGCTTGGCTCGCGCAGCAGGCCGCGTTGGAAGTCCATGTGCCGCAGTGGCGTTTCGACGACGATGACATGGGTCCGGCGACCAGGCTGGTCTTCGATCTGGATCCCGGCGAGGGGGTCGGGCTCGCCGAATGCGCCGAGGTGGCGCTCGCGGTGCGCGAGATGGTGGAGGGCATCGGTCTGCGCGCCTTCCCGGTGACCAGTGGCAGCAAGGGCATACACCTCTATGTGCCGTTGGATCGCGATCTGAGCTCCGACGGCGCGTCCACCGTGGCGAAACAGGTGGCCACGAATCTGCAACGGCTGCGTCCGGACCTGGTCACGGCGACGATGGCGAAGGCGGCGCGCGGCGGCAAGGTCTTCCTGGACTGGAGCCAGAACAACGCCGCCAAGACCACCATCGCGCCCTACTCGATGCGGGGGCGGCCGGAGCCGAATGCCGCCGCGCCACGCACGTGGAAGGAGATCGAGAATCGCAAGAAGCTGCGGCAGTTGCGGTTCGACGAGGTGCTGGCCAGGTACCGCGCCGACGGCGATCTGCTCGCCGAACTGGATGCCGCGCCGGCGGGGGATGATTCGTCCGGGACGGCTCCCGACGCGTTGACGAAGTACCGCTCGATGCGTGACCCGTCCCGCACCCCAGAGCCGGTTCCCGCGCAGGCGCCCGCGCCGGGGGAGAACAATCGCTACGTCGTGCAGGAGCATCACGCGCGGCGCCTGCACTGGGATGTGCGGCTGGAGCGCGACGGGGTGCTGGTGTCCTGGGCGGTGCCGAAGGGTCCGCCGACCTCGCCCGAGCAGAACCGCCTCGCCGTGCACACCGAGGACCACCCGATGGAGTATCTCGACTTCCACGGCGCCATCCCGAAGGGTGAGTACGGCGCGGGCGAGATGACGATCTGGGACTCCGGCACCTACGAGACCGAGAAGTGGCGCGACGACGAGGTCATCGTTCGATTCCACGGCAGGCGGCTCACCGGCCGGTACGCGCTGATCCAGACCAACGGCAATCAGTGGCTGATGCATCTGATGCGTGCGCAGAACGGCGCCGAACCGCAGGAGGAGGAGCCGGACGAACCGCAGGGCCGGATCATCCGTCCGTCCGGCGGGCCCGCGCCGCTGCCGCGCGGTCTGTCGCCGATGCTCGCGACGCACGGTGACGTCGCCGAACTCGGCGCCGCCGAGTGGTGCTTCGAGACGAAGTGGGACGGCTTCCGGCTGATCGCCGAGATCGAGTCCGGCGCGATCACGCTGCGCAGCCGGGCGGGCCACGTCGTGACCGACCGCTATCCCGGCATCGCGGCGTTGCGGCGGGAGTTGTCCGGACATCAGGTGGTGCTGGACGGCGAGGCCGTCGTGTTCGACGATCACGGCGTCGCGAATCTGGGTCTGCTGCAAGCCGATGCGGCGCGGGCGGTGTTCGTCGCCTTCGACGTGCTGTACCTGGACGGCACCTCGCTGTTGCGCAAGCGCTACGCCGACCGCCGCAGGGTGCTGGAGGCGCTCGCCGCCAACGCGCCGTCGCTGGTCGTGCCGCCGCGCCTGGACGGCTCGGGCGCCGACGCCTTGCGCTACAGCCAGGAGCACGGGCTCGAGGGCGTGGTCGCCAAGCGCAAGGACTCGGTGTATCTACCCGGCAAGCGCGGGCACGCCTGGGTGAAGCAGCGCAACTGGCGCACGCAGCGGGTGCTGATCGGCGGCTGGCGGCGCAGCTCGGCACGGGAATTCAAGTCCCTGCTGGTCGGCATTCCACACGACGGGCGGCTGGTCTATGTCGGACGGGTCGGCACCGGGTTCGACGACTCGAACTTGCGGGAGCTGGCCGCGCGGCTGCGCCCGCTGGAACGCAAGACTTCGCCGTTCGACAACGACCTGACCGCCGAGGAACGCAAGGAAGCGGTGTGGGTGACGCCGAAACTCGGTGGCACCGTGCGGTTCATGAACTGGACCGAGACGGGCCGGTTGTGGCACCCGGCGTGGCTCGGCGCTGGGTAG
- a CDS encoding antitoxin, with the protein MDFKNLAGKAMDLAQKNADKLDAVIDKAGDLVDEKTGEKFASQVDAAQDAAKKALQEQ; encoded by the coding sequence GTGGACTTCAAGAACCTGGCGGGCAAGGCGATGGACCTGGCCCAGAAGAACGCGGACAAGCTGGACGCGGTGATCGACAAGGCGGGCGATCTCGTCGACGAGAAGACGGGCGAGAAGTTCGCGAGCCAGGTCGACGCCGCCCAGGACGCGGCCAAGAAAGCCCTGCAGGAGCAGTGA
- a CDS encoding cysteine hydrolase family protein, protein MRHGNGLDIPEGLADVCAPDRMAVIVYDMQVGVLSQLPDGPEIIERVVGVVDAARSGGYPVVFLRHFFLPERLSGTFALRMAMSWQQVDSVDKVRFILQRDTPAFELVPELRPRADEVVFDKTSMSAFEGTPLASMLRDLRIDAYAIAGVALEIGIAPTVTHSTDLGFVPVVISDAVGGRDKEAMARAYDDFEFQGHALVTDIATITPLLAGAN, encoded by the coding sequence ATGCGGCATGGCAACGGACTGGACATCCCCGAGGGACTCGCCGACGTGTGCGCCCCGGACCGAATGGCGGTGATCGTCTACGACATGCAGGTCGGCGTGCTCAGCCAGTTGCCGGACGGGCCGGAGATCATCGAGCGCGTGGTCGGGGTGGTCGACGCGGCGCGCTCGGGCGGCTACCCCGTGGTCTTCCTGCGCCATTTCTTCCTGCCCGAGCGCCTGAGCGGAACTTTCGCGCTGCGCATGGCCATGAGCTGGCAGCAAGTGGATTCGGTGGACAAGGTGCGCTTCATCCTGCAGCGCGACACCCCGGCCTTCGAGCTGGTTCCCGAGCTGCGGCCGCGCGCGGACGAGGTGGTGTTCGACAAGACGTCGATGTCGGCCTTCGAAGGGACTCCGCTGGCCTCGATGCTGCGCGACCTGCGCATCGACGCCTACGCCATCGCGGGCGTCGCGCTGGAGATCGGCATCGCGCCCACGGTCACGCATTCCACCGATCTCGGCTTCGTGCCGGTGGTGATCAGCGACGCGGTGGGCGGACGGGACAAGGAGGCCATGGCGCGGGCGTACGACGACTTCGAGTTCCAGGGCCACGCGCTGGTGACCGATATCGCGACCATCACACCGCTGCTCGCGGGCGCCAACTGA
- a CDS encoding lipase family protein translates to MKDVHAAPVVAQASNRPVCAVILGIILSTVIILAAAPGAHAELPPPDRDPFYAAPADLARYGNGAVLDSRPIALFGLPLPISAWQVKYRTTDASDDPVADVATVLVPMLPWFGRGARPLLSYQVPEDSLGTRCAPSFALRGGWDTGAVNTVIDTPFMAEALRRGWAVVASDYEGPRSRFLDGVNSGRGVLDGIRAARDLPQAGLGPATPIGAWGYSGGAFATLWAAQLQPEYAPDVRFAGITSGGVPADWPAIAREADGTVQSGLALLILFALARNDPGNGLLELLNDRGRAALAENATMCGSDLVPKYVGARVDDFAVVPDLLRHPIFRAATDAQELGGSAPETPMYLYHSLTDDVIPVAGFTDLIGRYCAQGALITSVHSMLPTHNPAAIGEAPGAMNFLADRFAGLPVFPGCRER, encoded by the coding sequence ATGAAGGATGTGCACGCAGCGCCTGTCGTCGCGCAGGCGAGCAACCGTCCCGTGTGCGCGGTGATCCTGGGGATCATCTTGTCCACGGTGATCATTCTGGCCGCCGCTCCAGGGGCACACGCCGAGCTACCACCACCGGACCGGGACCCGTTCTACGCGGCACCCGCCGACCTCGCGCGCTATGGCAACGGCGCCGTGCTGGATTCCCGCCCCATCGCGTTGTTCGGACTGCCTCTGCCGATTTCGGCGTGGCAGGTGAAGTATCGCACCACCGACGCGAGCGACGATCCCGTGGCCGACGTGGCGACCGTGCTGGTGCCGATGCTGCCGTGGTTCGGCCGGGGCGCGCGGCCCCTGCTGTCGTATCAGGTGCCCGAGGACAGTCTCGGCACGCGGTGCGCACCGTCGTTCGCCCTGCGCGGCGGCTGGGACACCGGCGCGGTGAACACGGTGATCGATACGCCGTTCATGGCGGAGGCGCTGCGCCGTGGGTGGGCGGTGGTGGCCAGTGACTACGAGGGGCCGCGATCCCGGTTCCTCGACGGGGTGAACTCCGGACGCGGTGTGCTGGACGGCATCCGGGCAGCGCGCGATCTCCCACAGGCCGGACTCGGACCCGCGACGCCGATCGGCGCCTGGGGCTATTCCGGCGGCGCGTTCGCCACGTTGTGGGCCGCGCAGTTGCAGCCGGAGTACGCCCCGGACGTGCGGTTCGCGGGAATCACCTCGGGTGGCGTTCCGGCGGACTGGCCGGCCATAGCTCGCGAGGCGGACGGCACCGTGCAGTCCGGGCTGGCGCTGCTGATCCTGTTCGCGCTCGCCCGAAACGATCCCGGCAACGGGCTGCTGGAGTTGCTCAACGATCGGGGGCGTGCGGCGCTGGCCGAGAATGCGACGATGTGCGGGTCCGACCTGGTGCCGAAGTACGTCGGCGCGCGGGTCGACGACTTCGCCGTCGTGCCGGACCTGCTGCGACATCCGATTTTCCGCGCCGCGACCGACGCCCAGGAACTCGGCGGCAGCGCGCCGGAGACGCCGATGTACCTGTACCACAGCCTGACCGATGACGTGATCCCCGTCGCGGGCTTCACCGACCTGATCGGCCGGTACTGCGCGCAGGGAGCGTTGATCACCTCGGTGCACTCGATGCTGCCCACGCACAACCCGGCGGCGATCGGTGAGGCGCCGGGCGCGATGAACTTCCTCGCCGATCGGTTCGCGGGTCTGCCGGTGTTCCCCGGGTGCCGTGAGCGGTAA
- a CDS encoding ammonium transporter gives MILRKVTAAVVPLVAALTVGSGVSHAEPDATTVPDIGYRAELIGNKVVTTLTEGTFELRGDAVDIKDAAGDVAVTLPLAFRQDGLEYPMAHLVRDAGRVLELTVVKDAAQARPAATPVASPFENQRAMDAFLSQFGIATAVGGFIGTVIGALVGLTGLIGGPVGIATVLAGAGIGGIIGTIVVGGPALIIAGIDLISTLAAPPGTTKWMDTTGRSQN, from the coding sequence ATGATTCTGCGGAAAGTCACTGCCGCTGTCGTGCCACTGGTCGCCGCGCTCACGGTGGGGTCCGGCGTCTCGCACGCCGAACCGGACGCGACAACGGTCCCGGATATCGGCTATCGAGCCGAATTGATCGGGAACAAGGTCGTCACGACGCTCACCGAGGGCACGTTCGAGCTGCGCGGTGACGCGGTCGACATCAAGGACGCGGCGGGCGACGTCGCGGTCACCCTGCCCCTCGCTTTCCGGCAGGACGGGCTCGAATACCCGATGGCCCACCTCGTGCGCGACGCGGGCCGAGTGCTGGAGCTGACCGTCGTCAAGGACGCGGCGCAGGCCCGCCCGGCGGCCACGCCGGTCGCCTCGCCGTTCGAGAACCAGCGCGCGATGGATGCCTTCCTGTCGCAGTTCGGCATCGCCACCGCGGTCGGCGGGTTCATCGGCACGGTCATCGGAGCGCTTGTCGGCCTGACGGGCCTCATCGGAGGACCCGTCGGTATCGCCACCGTGCTCGCGGGCGCGGGTATCGGCGGCATCATCGGCACCATCGTCGTCGGTGGACCGGCCTTGATCATCGCGGGTATCGATCTGATCAGCACGCTGGCCGCCCCGCCCGGCACCACCAAGTGGATGGACACCACCGGGCGTTCGCAGAACTGA
- a CDS encoding energy-coupling factor transporter transmembrane component T family protein: MSTVLLRQVPVASPVHRLWAGTKMIGVFLISLVLMFLPSWPVLGVMTVFLVFVGVLARLPLGTLPRLPWWFSALFVLGGLLTAPVGGAAVLRYAQIATFTLILVAASFLIAWTTPMGDIAPALAKLGAPLRRLRMPVDEWAVVVALTLRGLPLLMEEIRVLRAARRLRPKDGMIARAAGNPLIDILTAAMAVATRRAGELGEAITARGGTGQLTAHPSAPGLRDALALVLVVAVCLGCVALHLLL; encoded by the coding sequence ATGAGCACAGTCCTGCTGCGCCAGGTACCGGTCGCCAGTCCGGTGCATCGCCTGTGGGCGGGCACCAAGATGATCGGGGTGTTCCTGATCAGCCTGGTGCTGATGTTCCTGCCGTCCTGGCCCGTGCTCGGTGTGATGACGGTGTTTCTGGTGTTCGTGGGCGTCCTCGCACGGCTGCCGCTGGGCACGCTACCGCGGCTGCCCTGGTGGTTCTCGGCGCTGTTCGTACTCGGCGGCCTGCTCACGGCGCCCGTCGGCGGTGCGGCGGTGCTGCGCTACGCGCAGATCGCGACGTTCACGCTGATCCTGGTGGCGGCCTCCTTTCTCATCGCGTGGACCACGCCGATGGGCGACATCGCGCCCGCCCTCGCCAAACTCGGCGCGCCGTTGCGCAGACTCCGGATGCCGGTGGACGAATGGGCGGTCGTCGTCGCGCTCACCCTCCGCGGTCTGCCGCTGCTCATGGAGGAGATCCGGGTGCTGCGCGCCGCTCGGCGCCTGCGCCCCAAGGACGGCATGATCGCCCGCGCCGCCGGCAACCCGCTGATCGACATCCTGACCGCGGCCATGGCGGTCGCCACCCGGCGTGCGGGCGAACTGGGCGAGGCGATCACCGCACGCGGCGGCACAGGGCAACTCACCGCCCATCCCAGCGCACCCGGCCTGCGCGACGCTCTGGCGCTCGTGCTGGTCGTCGCCGTCTGCCTCGGCTGTGTCGCTCTGCACCTGCTGCTCTGA